One Molothrus ater isolate BHLD 08-10-18 breed brown headed cowbird chromosome 14, BPBGC_Mater_1.1, whole genome shotgun sequence DNA segment encodes these proteins:
- the LOC118698727 gene encoding putative P2Y purinoceptor 10, whose translation MESNVSSRNCSDPQMSFQSTLYATTYTLIFIPGLLANSAALWVLCRFLSRKSKAVIFMINLAVADLAHVLSLPLRTYYYINHTWPFGSFLCQVCFYLKYLNMYASICFLSCISIQRYLFLLHPFRAKGWKRRYDVAISALVWLLVGAACLPLIIVRSPALSNSINSCFSDLGVKQLSPGAAIALVTVAELFGFVIPFGTIAWCTWRMWHSLREGPTALQDAGEKRKALRMVLMCAAVFFICFTPYHINFPFFMMVIENVIRDCALHRSTLRFHPISLCLASLNCCLDPVLYYFMTSEFQAQLLRHGCVALRTRLPPRRSSASGTDTAHDIRVRKRNLPRLKFWSLPKFFGQINSMDIPTVPPDELLLESIS comes from the coding sequence ATGGAGAGTAACGTGTCCTCCAGGAACTGTTCCGACCCCCAGATGTCCTTCCAGTCCACCCTCTATGCCACCACCTACACCCTCATCTtcatcccagggctcctggcCAACAGCGCTGCCCTGTGGGTCCTGTGCCGGTTCCTCAGCAGGAAGAGCAAAGCCGTCATCTTCATGATCAACCTGGCCGTGGCCGACCTGGCCCACGTCCTCTCGCTGCCCCTGCGCACCTACTACTACATCAACCACACCTGGCCCTTCGGGAGCTTCCTGTGCCAGGTGTGCTTCTACCTGAAGTACCTCAACATGTACGCCAGCATCTGCTTCCTCAGCTGCATCAGCATCCAGCGGTACCTGTTCCTGCTGCACCCCTTCCGAGCCAAGGGCTGGAAGCGCCGCTACGACGTGGCCATCAGCGCCCTGGTCTGGCTCTTGGTGggggctgcctgcctgcccctcATCATCGTcaggagcccagccctgtccaactCCATCAACAGCTGCTTCTCGGACCTGGGTGTGAAGCAGCTCAGCCCCGGGGCCGCCATCGCGCTGGTGACGGTGGCGGAGCTGTTTGGCTTCGTCATCCCCTTCGGCACCATCGCCTGGTGCACGTGGAGGATGTGGCATTCCCTGCGGGAGGGCCCCACGGCGCTGCAGGATGCTGGAGAGAAGCGGAAGGCCCTGAGGATGGTCCTCATGTGCGCCGCTGTCTTCTTCATCTGCTTCACCCCCTACCACATCAACTTCCCCTTTTTCATGATGGTGATCGAGAACGTCATCCGGGACTGCGCCCTGCACCGGAGCACGCTGCGCTTCCACcccatctccctgtgcctggcCAGCCTCAACTGCTGCCTGGACCCCGTCCTCTACTACTTCATGACCTCCGAgttccaggcacagctgctgcgCCACGGCTGCGTGGCCCTGAGGACGCggctcccgccccgccgcagCAGCGCCTCTGGCACCGACACCGCCCACGACATTCGCGTCAGGAAGAGGAATCTCCCCCGCCTCAAGTTCTGGTCTCTTCCTAAGTTCTTTGGCCAAATAAACAGCATGGACATCCCCACTGTGCCACCcgatgagctgctgctggagtccATCTCGTGA